One region of Streptococcus parasanguinis genomic DNA includes:
- the pepA gene encoding glutamyl aminopeptidase: protein MTDLFSKIKEVTEIPAISGHEAPVRDYLRQQLTPHVDEIVTDGLGGIFGVKHSTAADAPRILVAAHMDEVGFMISEIKADGTFRVVPIGGWNPMVVSSQRFKLFTRDGREYPAISGSVPPHLTRGTGGPTVPAISDIVFDAGFSSKAEAESYGVRPGDTLVPDSSAILTANGKNVISKAWDNRYGVLMVSELAKSLSGQALNNELYVGANVQEEVGLRGAHTSTTKFDPEIFLAVDCSPAADVFGDQGAIGEGTLLRFYDPGHIMLPNMKDFLLTTAEEAGIKFQYYCAKGGTDAGAAHLKNGGVPSTTIGVCARYIHSHQTLYAMDDFLQAQAFLQALVKKLDRSTVDLIKHY, encoded by the coding sequence ATGACTGATTTATTTTCTAAAATCAAAGAAGTAACTGAAATCCCTGCTATCTCAGGTCATGAAGCTCCTGTACGGGATTATTTGCGCCAACAATTGACCCCTCATGTGGACGAAATCGTGACAGATGGTCTCGGTGGGATCTTTGGGGTCAAACATTCAACAGCTGCCGATGCTCCTCGTATCTTAGTAGCTGCCCACATGGACGAAGTTGGTTTTATGATCAGCGAAATCAAAGCTGACGGAACTTTCCGTGTTGTCCCAATCGGAGGTTGGAATCCGATGGTCGTCAGCAGCCAACGCTTCAAACTCTTTACACGCGACGGACGTGAATACCCTGCTATTTCAGGATCTGTTCCTCCTCATTTGACACGTGGAACAGGTGGACCAACCGTACCTGCCATTAGCGACATCGTCTTTGATGCAGGCTTTAGCTCTAAAGCCGAAGCTGAAAGCTATGGGGTCCGTCCTGGAGATACTTTGGTCCCAGACAGCTCTGCGATTCTCACTGCTAATGGTAAAAACGTCATCTCCAAAGCATGGGATAACCGCTACGGCGTCTTGATGGTCAGCGAATTGGCTAAGAGCCTTTCTGGACAAGCCTTAAACAACGAACTCTATGTAGGGGCCAACGTTCAAGAAGAAGTGGGACTTCGTGGAGCTCACACTTCAACTACTAAATTTGATCCTGAAATCTTCCTTGCGGTAGACTGTTCGCCAGCAGCCGATGTCTTTGGAGACCAAGGTGCGATTGGGGAAGGAACACTGCTTCGCTTCTACGATCCAGGTCACATCATGCTACCAAATATGAAAGATTTCTTGCTCACTACTGCTGAAGAAGCAGGCATCAAATTCCAATACTATTGTGCCAAAGGTGGTACCGATGCAGGTGCAGCACACTTGAAGAATGGTGGAGTCCCATCAACCACCATTGGTGTCTGTGCACGTTACATCCACTCTCACCAAACCCTCTATGCCATGGATGATTTCTTACAAGCGCAAGCCTTCTTGCAAGCATTGGTTAAGAAATTGGATCGCTCTACAGTTGATTTGATCAAGCACTATTAA
- a CDS encoding DUF4651 domain-containing protein gives MKAKKIILSSLAVASAGALAAGVYKIAKDQKRLRTQEELVAEVREQMEAMGTIATLYVELYESSEERLVGGVIFEDERHYRFVYEDGLLHYEEEKL, from the coding sequence ATGAAAGCTAAAAAAATTATTTTGTCTAGTCTGGCTGTAGCAAGTGCAGGAGCTCTTGCGGCCGGTGTTTATAAAATCGCCAAAGATCAAAAGCGTCTCCGTACCCAAGAAGAGTTGGTAGCAGAAGTACGGGAGCAAATGGAAGCCATGGGGACGATTGCGACCCTGTATGTGGAACTCTACGAGTCTAGTGAAGAACGCTTAGTAGGAGGCGTCATTTTTGAAGATGAGCGCCATTACCGCTTTGTCTATGAGGACGGTCTCTTGCATTATGAAGAGGAAAAACTATGA
- a CDS encoding thioredoxin family protein, giving the protein MITPNSLEEIASYVEQDGKKVFVFSADWCGDCRYLKPFLPEIEAENPEFTFILIDRDAYMDLAKVWDVYGIPSLVVLEKDKEIGRFVNRDRKTKAQLTAFLAGLK; this is encoded by the coding sequence ATGATTACACCAAATTCTCTAGAAGAAATTGCTTCTTATGTAGAGCAAGATGGCAAGAAAGTGTTTGTCTTTTCAGCAGATTGGTGTGGGGATTGTCGTTACCTCAAGCCTTTTTTGCCGGAGATTGAAGCTGAAAATCCCGAATTTACCTTTATCTTGATTGACCGAGATGCCTATATGGATCTGGCGAAAGTCTGGGATGTTTATGGGATCCCAAGTTTGGTGGTTCTGGAAAAGGATAAGGAAATCGGTCGGTTTGTCAATCGGGATCGAAAAACCAAGGCGCAGCTTACAGCATTCTTAGCAGGATTAAAATAG
- the ytpR gene encoding YtpR family tRNA-binding protein: MIVTYNKEQVGDVLMLTLKNSGEAKLAVERKGKVARVYREDKQETVAWNIFDASSFFAIEGKGQVFLTDEQVARLNQELEREGFAERLVNDREPKFVVGEILEMVAHPDSDHLNICQVAVGPDKTVQIVAGAPNARVGLKTIVALPGAMMPDGSLIFPGALRGEKSYGMMCSPRELHLPNAPQKRGIIELDDAEVAGTPFDPARHWHE; the protein is encoded by the coding sequence ATGATTGTAACATACAACAAAGAACAAGTCGGCGATGTCTTGATGCTGACCTTGAAAAATAGTGGAGAAGCAAAGCTCGCGGTGGAGAGAAAAGGAAAAGTGGCTCGCGTTTACCGTGAGGACAAGCAAGAAACCGTTGCCTGGAATATTTTTGATGCCTCATCTTTCTTCGCCATCGAAGGCAAGGGCCAAGTCTTTTTGACAGATGAGCAAGTAGCTCGTTTGAATCAAGAATTGGAAAGAGAAGGCTTCGCAGAACGTTTGGTCAATGATCGGGAACCAAAATTTGTGGTGGGAGAAATCCTTGAAATGGTAGCCCATCCAGATAGTGACCACTTGAATATCTGCCAAGTAGCAGTTGGACCAGATAAGACGGTTCAGATCGTAGCTGGAGCTCCAAATGCGCGAGTGGGTCTCAAGACCATTGTCGCTCTTCCAGGTGCCATGATGCCGGATGGTAGCTTGATTTTCCCAGGGGCCCTTCGTGGAGAAAAAAGCTATGGGATGATGTGCAGTCCGCGCGAATTGCACTTGCCAAATGCTCCTCAAAAACGAGGCATTATTGAATTGGATGACGCAGAAGTAGCAGGGACACCTTTTGATCCTGCTCGTCACTGGCACGAATAA
- a CDS encoding single-stranded DNA-binding protein — MYNKVILIGRLVAAPELHKTSTDKSVARVTVAVNRRYKDQNGERETDFVNVVVWGKLAETMASYASKGSLISLDGEIRTRRYEKNGVMQYVTEVLCQSFQLLESRAQRAMRENGGTGDLADIILEEEDLPF, encoded by the coding sequence ATGTATAATAAAGTTATTTTAATCGGTCGCCTAGTAGCGGCCCCAGAATTGCATAAAACCAGCACAGACAAATCCGTTGCCCGAGTGACCGTTGCGGTCAATCGTCGCTACAAGGACCAAAACGGGGAGCGAGAGACTGATTTTGTCAATGTCGTTGTCTGGGGGAAATTGGCTGAAACCATGGCTAGTTATGCTAGCAAAGGGAGCCTGATCTCTTTGGATGGAGAGATTCGGACGCGCCGCTACGAGAAAAATGGAGTTATGCAGTATGTGACAGAGGTCCTCTGCCAAAGTTTTCAGTTGCTAGAGAGCCGCGCTCAGCGAGCGATGCGTGAAAATGGTGGAACGGGAGATTTAGCCGATATCATCTTAGAAGAGGAAGATCTTCCCTTTTAG
- a CDS encoding substrate-binding domain-containing protein yields the protein MKRKEERKELLKWLIKRVLLVIPVACLLLWIYAVCQTSSIKDQTKIGVTYMTMNNEFYKSIHSEISRIADERGALVSVRDPELDEKRQSQQIDDFCAQKVNVIVINPVKGDSQPILRALKKARKQGIKIIAVDTQLKHFKPDASIVSDNYQAGVLIAKELMKRSSNARILLLEHKGTVSADTRIQGFKDTIKGHGSYEIISELETKGQTEIAMPAVRKFLQSGGNVDTLVALNDRSAIGALAAIKEQGITHSIAIYGIDGSPDMKALLHSTDDVVGTVAQSPLKMGDRVMEVIQDMTAGKSYQKEITIPVQMMTKENIDQFDVNGWQ from the coding sequence TTGAAGAGGAAAGAAGAAAGAAAAGAACTGTTAAAATGGCTGATAAAACGGGTTCTACTGGTGATTCCAGTGGCCTGCCTCCTCTTGTGGATCTATGCTGTTTGTCAAACCAGTAGCATCAAGGATCAGACCAAGATTGGTGTCACCTATATGACCATGAACAATGAGTTCTATAAAAGTATTCATTCGGAAATTAGTCGGATTGCCGATGAGAGAGGGGCTCTTGTATCTGTTCGAGATCCGGAATTGGATGAAAAAAGGCAGAGCCAGCAGATCGATGATTTTTGCGCTCAAAAAGTAAATGTGATTGTGATTAATCCGGTCAAAGGGGATAGTCAGCCGATTTTAAGGGCTCTTAAAAAAGCTAGAAAACAAGGAATTAAGATCATTGCAGTTGATACCCAGCTCAAGCATTTTAAGCCGGATGCCAGCATTGTCTCCGACAACTACCAAGCAGGAGTCTTGATTGCGAAAGAGTTGATGAAACGCTCTTCAAATGCTCGGATCCTTCTCTTGGAGCACAAAGGGACTGTTTCGGCAGATACGCGGATTCAGGGATTTAAGGATACCATCAAAGGACATGGATCTTATGAGATCATCTCGGAACTAGAAACCAAGGGTCAGACGGAGATCGCCATGCCCGCTGTCCGTAAGTTCTTGCAGTCAGGGGGGAATGTTGATACCCTAGTTGCCCTGAATGACCGATCGGCTATAGGAGCTTTAGCGGCGATCAAGGAGCAAGGAATCACCCATTCCATTGCGATTTATGGGATTGATGGCTCACCAGATATGAAAGCCTTGCTGCACTCGACAGATGATGTCGTAGGAACCGTTGCCCAGTCTCCTTTGAAGATGGGAGACCGCGTGATGGAGGTCATCCAAGATATGACGGCTGGGAAGAGCTACCAAAAAGAAATAACCATTCCGGTTCAGATGATGACAAAGGAAAACATCGATCAATTTGATGTGAATGGGTGGCAGTAA